The Pseudodesulfovibrio sp. zrk46 genome contains a region encoding:
- a CDS encoding ABC transporter ATP-binding protein: MSSAIDLKGITKTFSQVADKKAKNNGELPGIEVLKGITLSIDKGEFISLQGTSGSGKSTLLHIIGLLDRPTDGTYRLLGSDTATLDDDHQSDLRNLSLGFVFQSFYLIPYATALENVILPGLYSGKPRAELQARAESLLEQVGLADRMDFRPSRLSGGQQQRVAMARAMLNEPDIVLADEPTGQLDSATSTEIMKLFHTVHEAGKTLVLVTHDEDVAKEAGRIIRLSDGVIVDDIRG; the protein is encoded by the coding sequence ATGTCCTCTGCCATCGACCTCAAGGGCATCACCAAGACCTTTTCCCAGGTCGCGGACAAGAAGGCCAAGAACAACGGCGAGCTGCCGGGCATCGAAGTGCTCAAAGGCATCACCCTGTCCATCGACAAGGGGGAGTTCATCTCGTTGCAGGGCACGTCCGGCTCAGGCAAGTCCACGCTCCTGCACATCATCGGCCTCCTCGATCGTCCCACCGACGGCACGTATCGTCTGCTCGGCAGCGACACCGCCACCCTCGACGACGACCATCAGTCCGATCTGCGCAATCTCTCCCTCGGGTTCGTGTTCCAGTCTTTTTACCTGATCCCCTATGCCACGGCCCTTGAGAACGTCATCCTGCCCGGCCTCTATTCCGGCAAGCCTCGGGCCGAGTTGCAGGCCCGCGCCGAATCTCTCCTTGAGCAGGTCGGTCTGGCCGACCGCATGGATTTCCGGCCGTCACGACTTTCCGGCGGGCAACAGCAGCGCGTTGCCATGGCCCGCGCCATGCTCAACGAGCCGGATATCGTCCTCGCCGACGAACCTACCGGCCAGCTCGACTCCGCCACCTCCACTGAGATCATGAAGCTCTTCCACACCGTGCACGAGGCCGGAAAGACCCTCGTTCTCGTCACCCACGACGAAGACGTGGCCAAGGAAGCCGGGCGCATCATCCGGTTGAGCGACGGCGTGATCGTGGATGATATACGGGGATAG
- a CDS encoding ABC transporter permease, whose protein sequence is MGFEAVWAFKLRSLFVVLGVALGIASLTLIVTAVDGANRKAMEIVDMFGPDSALIFGGNFMKRAVGMRTLTLNREDAKRVKDSLPGAYTVIPMRAKGGQTVKHGNQNYQDVLIIGATSGYSKAWNWPLAEGRDLADEDEAKGAKVALLGDKPATELFGDESPVGKVIYISNIPFQVIGRLSYRGFTTGGGGDIDNRIIIPLSTLMQRYNLDRKYFRALRVKFYEPDYMSAHVDNLRSLLRDQHGLKDGEDDDFTILTADEVLKFIAMFKGGLTIFLGVTATIAMLVGGFVLANLFSISVSERAEEIGLKKALGARKSSIMLQFLVEACALTMMGGVLGLFLGLGLGQFLSRLDILTIQFSWKAFFMALAGSQAIGIIFGLKPAKQAADLDPIHALRGDG, encoded by the coding sequence ATGGGGTTTGAAGCCGTCTGGGCTTTCAAACTCCGATCGCTGTTTGTTGTGCTGGGCGTGGCTCTGGGCATTGCCAGCCTCACCCTCATCGTCACGGCGGTGGATGGCGCGAACAGAAAGGCCATGGAAATCGTCGATATGTTCGGCCCGGACTCGGCCCTGATCTTTGGCGGCAACTTCATGAAACGGGCCGTGGGCATGCGCACGCTGACCCTCAACCGTGAGGACGCCAAACGGGTGAAGGACTCACTGCCGGGCGCGTATACGGTCATCCCCATGCGGGCCAAGGGCGGCCAGACCGTAAAGCATGGCAACCAGAACTATCAGGATGTCCTGATCATCGGCGCCACCAGCGGCTACAGCAAGGCGTGGAACTGGCCACTGGCCGAGGGACGCGACCTCGCCGACGAGGATGAAGCCAAGGGCGCCAAGGTTGCGCTGCTGGGAGACAAACCAGCCACGGAACTGTTCGGCGACGAATCGCCCGTGGGCAAGGTCATCTATATTTCGAACATCCCGTTTCAGGTGATCGGCAGACTCTCTTACCGCGGCTTCACCACTGGCGGCGGCGGGGATATCGACAACCGCATCATCATCCCGCTGTCCACGCTCATGCAGCGGTACAACCTCGACCGGAAATACTTCCGGGCCCTGCGCGTGAAGTTCTACGAGCCGGACTACATGAGCGCGCATGTTGACAACCTGCGCTCCCTGCTGCGCGATCAACATGGCCTGAAAGATGGCGAAGACGACGACTTCACCATCCTGACGGCAGACGAGGTGCTCAAATTCATCGCCATGTTCAAGGGCGGCCTGACCATCTTCCTCGGCGTCACTGCCACCATCGCCATGCTGGTGGGCGGCTTCGTGCTGGCCAACCTCTTCTCCATCTCCGTGAGCGAACGGGCCGAGGAGATCGGCCTGAAAAAAGCCCTTGGCGCGCGCAAATCCTCCATCATGCTCCAATTCCTCGTGGAGGCCTGCGCCCTGACCATGATGGGCGGCGTCCTCGGCCTGTTCCTTGGGCTGGGACTCGGCCAATTCCTGTCGCGGCTGGACATCCTGACCATCCAGTTCTCTTGGAAGGCATTCTTCATGGCCCTGGCCGGATCACAGGCCATCGGCATCATCTTCGGCCTCAAGCCCGCCAAACAGGCCGCAGATCTCGACCCAATCCACGCACTGCGCGGTGATGGGTAG
- the rnhA gene encoding ribonuclease HI produces the protein MSNKVIIYTDGSCLGNPGPGGYGAILIHDEYKGMDASNYKELAQGYKNTTNNRMELRAVIVALDALTRPCDVELWTDSKYVQQAITKNWLKNWLKNGWKTAAKKPVKNQDLWRQLIPLIEKHNVDFKWVKGHSGQLLNERVDDLARGAAQGSDLLDDTEE, from the coding sequence TTGAGCAATAAAGTCATCATCTACACCGACGGCTCCTGCCTCGGAAACCCCGGTCCCGGCGGCTACGGCGCCATTCTCATCCACGACGAGTACAAGGGCATGGATGCCTCCAACTACAAGGAGCTCGCCCAAGGATACAAGAACACCACCAACAACCGCATGGAACTGCGCGCTGTCATCGTGGCCCTCGACGCCCTGACCCGCCCGTGCGACGTGGAGCTCTGGACCGACTCCAAGTACGTGCAGCAGGCCATCACCAAGAACTGGCTCAAAAACTGGCTCAAGAACGGCTGGAAAACCGCTGCCAAGAAGCCGGTCAAGAATCAGGACCTGTGGCGTCAGCTCATCCCGCTCATCGAGAAGCACAATGTTGACTTCAAATGGGTCAAGGGACACTCCGGCCAGTTGCTCAACGAGCGCGTGGACGACCTCGCTCGCGGTGCAGCTCAGGGCTCCGACCTGCTCGACGACACCGAGGAATAG
- a CDS encoding lactate utilization protein, with amino-acid sequence MSALIEQTLASLETNNFLPYLADDTEHAAEIILAEIIPDIFPEVVSYGDSMTLMETGVLDTFRADPAIRFIDTFEKGVDRPTIIQRRREALLSDLFLTGTNALTADGKLVNLDMVGNRVGGIVFGPTNVIITVGANKIVPDVNAAVKRIREVAAPLNAQRHNSKTPCAKTGKCMQCKSPDRICNVWTITEKSWPKHRIRVVLINQELGL; translated from the coding sequence ATGTCCGCACTCATCGAACAAACACTGGCCAGTCTGGAGACCAACAACTTCCTCCCGTATCTGGCCGATGACACCGAACACGCCGCAGAGATCATCCTCGCGGAGATCATTCCCGACATCTTCCCCGAAGTGGTCTCCTACGGCGATTCCATGACCCTCATGGAGACCGGCGTGCTCGACACCTTCCGTGCCGACCCGGCCATCCGGTTCATCGACACCTTTGAGAAGGGCGTTGACCGGCCCACCATCATCCAGCGACGCCGTGAGGCGCTCCTGTCTGATCTGTTCCTCACGGGCACCAACGCCCTGACCGCAGACGGCAAGCTGGTGAACCTCGACATGGTGGGCAACCGCGTGGGCGGCATTGTCTTCGGCCCCACCAACGTCATCATCACCGTGGGCGCCAACAAGATTGTGCCGGACGTGAACGCGGCCGTGAAGCGCATCCGCGAAGTGGCCGCCCCCCTCAATGCGCAGCGGCACAACAGTAAGACGCCCTGCGCCAAGACGGGCAAGTGTATGCAATGCAAGAGCCCGGACCGTATTTGCAACGTCTGGACGATCACCGAAAAGAGCTGGCCCAAGCATCGCATCAGGGTCGTGCTGATCAATCAGGAACTTGGATTATAG
- a CDS encoding LytTR family DNA-binding domain-containing protein, with product MPKLKTLLIHKDPEVRNSLREALEEVPFVQVLGEAVTAFEAMELLEAIPYGVFFLGTDLPGDASGIEMAQMLAGRKHKPALVFISDSEAKAYAAFELGATDYLLWPPAPGRMARTIDRLQTFKQRYREVPTPTANYDVDPTPPADTGDEQTVQLPLPDEDQDTFLAALKAAWDQTANRRPEIDKLAVTQDGRTILIPYDQIIFVEAFEDYSYVHTANQKFLSSHRLKNLEDRLGPHRFFRVHRKYLVNLDMVTEIASMPGSNFMLRTAGRTRIELPISRRRIAELKKIIGL from the coding sequence ATGCCGAAACTGAAGACGCTGCTCATCCATAAAGACCCGGAAGTGCGGAACTCCCTGCGCGAAGCGCTGGAGGAAGTGCCGTTCGTTCAGGTGCTGGGCGAGGCAGTGACGGCCTTCGAGGCCATGGAGCTTCTGGAAGCCATTCCCTACGGCGTGTTCTTTCTGGGAACCGACCTGCCGGGCGACGCCTCCGGCATAGAGATGGCCCAGATGCTGGCGGGCAGGAAGCACAAGCCGGCGCTGGTCTTCATCTCGGACTCCGAGGCCAAGGCCTACGCGGCCTTTGAGCTGGGCGCCACCGATTATCTGCTGTGGCCGCCCGCACCGGGAAGGATGGCGCGGACCATCGACCGGCTGCAGACGTTCAAGCAGCGGTATCGCGAAGTCCCGACCCCGACCGCGAACTACGATGTCGACCCCACGCCTCCCGCCGACACCGGCGACGAACAGACCGTGCAGTTGCCGCTGCCCGACGAGGATCAGGATACCTTCCTCGCCGCGCTCAAGGCCGCGTGGGACCAAACCGCCAATCGCAGGCCGGAGATCGACAAGCTGGCAGTGACGCAGGACGGCCGCACCATCCTGATTCCCTATGACCAGATCATCTTCGTGGAGGCGTTCGAGGACTACTCCTACGTCCACACGGCCAATCAGAAATTTCTTTCCTCCCACAGGTTGAAGAACCTTGAGGACCGGCTCGGGCCGCATCGTTTCTTCCGGGTCCACCGCAAGTATTTAGTGAATCTGGACATGGTGACGGAAATCGCGAGCATGCCGGGATCGAACTTCATGCTGCGCACGGCAGGCCGGACACGCATCGAGCTGCCCATCAGCCGCCGACGCATCGCTGAACTGAAAAAAATCATCGGCCTGTAA
- the acs gene encoding acetate--CoA ligase: MDQSGQLDNLLQEERVFRPLPQLVIEANVNPQELEAARKFARMDSVGYWEEAADELDWFKKWDQVFDDKDAPFYKWFVGARCNIVYNALDRHIETANKNKLALIWEGEPGDTRKYTYFELYREVNRFANALRSLGIRKGDRVVIYMPPLPETIIAMLAAAKIGAIHSVVFAGFSAKALRQRINDAQAKLLITADGFYRNGQIINLKDTADEALVGACADCVDSMVVVRRCNIGVDMMDGRDFHYEDLIRQERNEAPTEVMDADDPLFLLYTSGTTGMPKGIVHSHAGYMVGVHRTLTSVFDIKPTDIFWCTADPGWVTGHSAGIYGALMAGTTSVMYEGHPNYPQADRLWAIVAKYGVTIFYTAPTMIRMLMRFGTQYPKTHDLSSLRILGSVGEPISPEAWTWLYKNIGRSECPVLDTWWQTETGMFMISPMPISLLKPGSVTKPLPGVEADVVDKDGNPVPPGKGGLLVVTKPWPSMMTGLWNDDERYKEYWEKIPGVYFAGDVARKDEDGYIWIQGRADDVINIAGHRVGSAELEAAFGAHRAVSECAVIGVPDKIKGEAAKAFIHLNHGFDPDDELIKDLKKTIRNELGPVAVIKSIEFRDKLPKTRSGKIMRRVLKAEELGHEIGDLTGLDSDD, from the coding sequence ATGGACCAGTCAGGACAGCTAGACAATCTACTACAGGAAGAACGGGTATTCCGTCCTCTCCCGCAGTTGGTTATCGAGGCCAATGTCAATCCGCAGGAATTGGAAGCGGCGCGCAAGTTCGCCCGCATGGACTCTGTCGGCTACTGGGAAGAAGCCGCTGACGAGCTGGATTGGTTCAAGAAATGGGATCAGGTGTTCGACGACAAGGACGCCCCCTTCTACAAATGGTTCGTGGGCGCACGCTGCAACATCGTCTACAACGCCCTGGACCGCCACATCGAGACTGCCAACAAGAACAAGCTGGCCCTGATCTGGGAAGGCGAGCCCGGCGACACCCGCAAATACACCTATTTCGAACTCTACCGCGAGGTGAACCGCTTCGCCAACGCCCTGCGTTCACTCGGCATCCGCAAGGGCGACCGCGTGGTCATCTACATGCCGCCCCTGCCGGAGACCATCATCGCCATGCTGGCCGCCGCCAAGATCGGCGCCATCCACTCCGTGGTCTTTGCCGGATTCTCGGCCAAGGCCCTGCGCCAGCGCATCAACGACGCACAGGCCAAGCTGCTCATCACGGCTGACGGCTTTTACCGCAACGGCCAGATCATCAACCTCAAGGACACCGCCGACGAAGCGTTGGTAGGCGCCTGCGCCGACTGCGTGGACTCCATGGTCGTCGTCCGCCGCTGCAACATCGGCGTGGACATGATGGACGGTCGCGACTTCCACTACGAAGACCTGATCCGTCAGGAGCGCAACGAGGCGCCCACCGAGGTCATGGACGCGGACGATCCGCTGTTCCTGCTCTACACCTCCGGCACCACGGGCATGCCCAAGGGTATTGTTCACTCTCACGCGGGCTACATGGTCGGCGTTCACCGCACGCTCACCTCGGTCTTTGACATCAAGCCCACCGATATTTTCTGGTGCACCGCCGATCCCGGCTGGGTCACGGGCCATTCCGCCGGCATCTACGGCGCGCTCATGGCCGGAACCACTTCGGTCATGTACGAAGGCCACCCGAATTACCCGCAGGCCGACCGCCTCTGGGCCATTGTCGCCAAGTACGGCGTCACGATTTTTTACACCGCCCCGACCATGATCCGTATGCTCATGCGTTTCGGGACCCAATATCCCAAGACGCACGACCTGTCCTCCCTGCGCATTCTCGGCTCCGTGGGCGAGCCCATATCGCCCGAAGCGTGGACATGGCTCTACAAGAACATCGGCCGCTCCGAATGCCCCGTGCTCGACACATGGTGGCAGACCGAGACCGGCATGTTCATGATATCGCCCATGCCCATCTCGCTGCTCAAGCCCGGCTCAGTCACCAAGCCGCTGCCCGGTGTCGAAGCCGACGTAGTGGACAAGGACGGCAACCCCGTTCCTCCCGGCAAGGGAGGTCTCCTCGTCGTCACCAAGCCATGGCCGTCCATGATGACCGGTCTCTGGAACGACGACGAACGCTACAAGGAATACTGGGAAAAGATCCCCGGCGTCTATTTCGCCGGAGACGTGGCCCGCAAAGACGAGGACGGCTACATCTGGATTCAGGGCCGCGCCGACGATGTCATCAACATCGCCGGGCACCGCGTCGGTTCCGCCGAACTCGAAGCCGCCTTCGGAGCGCACCGCGCCGTCTCCGAGTGCGCCGTCATCGGTGTGCCCGACAAGATCAAGGGCGAAGCAGCCAAGGCCTTCATACATCTCAATCACGGCTTCGACCCCGACGACGAGCTTATCAAGGATCTCAAGAAGACCATCCGCAACGAACTCGGCCCCGTGGCGGTCATCAAGTCCATCGAGTTCCGCGACAAGCTGCCCAAGACCCGCTCCGGCAAGATCATGCGCCGCGTCCTCAAAGCCGAAGAGCTCGGCCACGAAATCGGCGATCTCACCGGACTCGACAGCGACGATTAA
- a CDS encoding DUF116 domain-containing protein, with protein MNREKSIRRARKRLFIGLISGSCFVICLFLMSLWIVPYIGLQSIHPAVSWLLGLIVVFLVGLVSVAYWGLFLNIVNKKPLPGSQRYRGVTVKLFLPLMVLLGKGLGMKKESIMLSFISVNNELVQAEAARYKPEDVLLLMPHCLQNSKCDRRLTYDINNCTRCGKCPIAGLLDLHDKYGVNLAIATGGTIARRIVVQMRPRMIIAVACYRDLASGIQDTYPLPVYGVLNQRPHGPCLDTQVAHYQLEEALHRFLKGEYLEGKQIGLGATISTAQGTRL; from the coding sequence ATGAACCGGGAAAAATCCATACGTCGCGCCCGTAAGCGCCTTTTTATCGGACTGATCAGCGGATCCTGTTTTGTGATCTGCCTGTTCCTCATGTCTCTGTGGATCGTGCCGTACATCGGCCTCCAGTCCATCCACCCGGCTGTCTCATGGCTGCTCGGTCTGATCGTCGTGTTCCTCGTCGGCCTTGTGTCGGTGGCCTATTGGGGCTTGTTCCTCAATATCGTCAACAAGAAGCCGTTGCCCGGCTCACAGCGTTATCGCGGTGTGACCGTCAAGCTCTTCCTGCCCCTCATGGTGTTGCTGGGCAAAGGCCTTGGCATGAAGAAGGAGAGCATCATGCTTTCTTTCATCAGCGTGAACAACGAGCTTGTTCAGGCCGAAGCCGCTCGTTACAAGCCTGAGGACGTGCTGCTGCTCATGCCGCATTGTCTGCAGAACTCCAAGTGCGACCGTCGCCTTACCTACGATATCAACAACTGCACCCGTTGCGGGAAGTGTCCCATCGCCGGGTTGCTTGATCTTCACGATAAGTATGGCGTCAATCTCGCCATCGCCACTGGCGGCACCATTGCCCGCCGTATCGTGGTACAGATGCGTCCCCGCATGATTATTGCCGTGGCTTGTTATCGTGACCTTGCTTCCGGTATTCAGGATACCTATCCGCTGCCTGTTTATGGAGTGTTGAACCAGCGTCCGCATGGACCTTGTCTTGATACTCAGGTTGCTCACTATCAGTTGGAAGAGGCGTTGCATCGTTTCTTGAAGGGTGAGTATTTGGAAGGGAAGCAGATTGGTTTAGGAGCGACGATTTCTACGGCGCAGGGGACTAGGCTGTAA
- a CDS encoding glycosyltransferase, with translation MFRTSIPVFCYHNVSDVDGHTPARFCEHLDAIADAGYRTITSRELLAVTRGQMAAPEKAVVLTFDDGHISNWLNVVPELEKRNMTGTFFCLSDFTVPGEVRTEANMPAYDTMPNAFRAAHMQGDFTQFVNEGEIKAMLNKGMEIFSHGCRHQGTFRTLRPCATMGTNGHWAAWSIYKEFNPDYPTYDVASGYVYDGFWPTFDRGQDPRFVVRNPEDRIAFCREDFRKSFEYFRDLNGYKEQLFCWPWGQFGVDAEAELKKAGYAGAFTLERWVNAEGTDPYRLNRIGVGKKKSGKWVQARLKMYGNAPAARVFFKLQRKRPEVKRVLFATDSEKLSGGSRQMVNNIAALSDMGIKTHAILSPNSPIIGALDGMDVDIIPFDGFRSYFKAGLFLRNIVKDKKIDVVHSFHNRAYKMGVLARLMGAGHKLFINRGVISRPNDIFFLWTALSNGVITNSRQCADVLRKHHVLKSRLNVVYNAYAGPDYGVPQPRKKRGLRVIYIGNAAEIKGFDVFLQAASRFCSSGDYRDCEFIGVGVGEGNMSRFEDSASPIVRERLRLTGNIPHAEVLDEIRHADLLVVPSRKESLPNVLLEGFDFGLPAVCTNVGGIPEIVTDGLNGHLCESEDADCLAAKMRRLAEDPALRYKMGMVGRALVRTVLTPDFKARNLMRVYMGERLDEALPIQEVADTVQIDENIYGQCQH, from the coding sequence ATGTTTCGTACTTCCATTCCGGTCTTTTGCTATCACAACGTCAGCGATGTGGACGGCCACACGCCGGCACGTTTCTGCGAACATCTGGACGCCATTGCTGACGCCGGATATCGCACCATCACCTCGCGTGAACTGCTGGCCGTGACCCGCGGCCAGATGGCGGCCCCGGAGAAAGCCGTGGTCCTCACCTTTGATGACGGCCATATCTCCAACTGGCTGAACGTCGTCCCTGAGCTGGAAAAGCGGAACATGACCGGCACCTTCTTTTGCCTGTCGGATTTCACTGTTCCCGGCGAGGTGCGTACCGAGGCGAACATGCCCGCCTACGACACCATGCCCAATGCCTTCCGCGCCGCACACATGCAGGGTGACTTCACCCAGTTCGTCAACGAGGGTGAGATCAAGGCCATGCTGAACAAGGGCATGGAGATTTTCTCCCACGGCTGTCGTCATCAGGGGACGTTCCGGACCCTGCGTCCGTGCGCCACCATGGGAACCAACGGTCACTGGGCTGCGTGGTCCATCTATAAGGAATTCAATCCGGATTATCCCACCTACGACGTGGCCAGCGGCTACGTGTACGATGGTTTCTGGCCCACATTCGACCGTGGTCAGGACCCCCGCTTTGTGGTTCGTAATCCCGAAGATCGCATTGCCTTCTGCCGTGAAGATTTCCGCAAGAGCTTCGAATATTTCCGCGACCTCAACGGCTACAAGGAACAGCTTTTCTGCTGGCCGTGGGGCCAGTTCGGTGTCGACGCCGAGGCTGAACTCAAGAAGGCCGGCTATGCGGGCGCGTTCACTCTGGAGCGTTGGGTCAATGCCGAGGGCACCGATCCCTATCGCCTCAATCGTATCGGCGTGGGCAAGAAGAAGTCTGGCAAATGGGTGCAGGCCCGCCTCAAGATGTACGGTAACGCCCCGGCCGCGCGCGTGTTCTTCAAGTTGCAACGAAAGCGTCCTGAAGTGAAGCGTGTGCTCTTTGCCACGGATTCCGAGAAGCTCTCCGGCGGCAGCCGCCAGATGGTCAACAACATCGCGGCCCTGTCCGACATGGGCATCAAGACTCACGCAATCCTGTCTCCCAACTCGCCCATCATCGGCGCGTTGGACGGCATGGACGTGGACATCATTCCCTTTGATGGCTTTCGTAGTTATTTCAAGGCCGGGCTGTTCCTGCGCAACATCGTGAAGGACAAGAAGATCGACGTGGTCCATTCCTTCCACAATCGCGCCTACAAGATGGGTGTGCTGGCCCGTCTCATGGGTGCAGGGCACAAGCTCTTCATCAACCGTGGCGTGATCTCCCGACCCAACGATATTTTCTTCCTCTGGACCGCCCTGTCCAACGGCGTCATCACCAATTCCCGTCAGTGCGCGGACGTGCTGCGCAAGCACCATGTCCTCAAGAGCCGTCTCAACGTGGTTTACAACGCATACGCTGGCCCGGATTACGGCGTGCCCCAGCCCCGCAAGAAACGCGGTTTGCGCGTTATCTACATCGGCAACGCCGCCGAGATCAAAGGCTTCGACGTCTTCCTGCAGGCCGCCTCCCGTTTCTGTAGCAGCGGCGATTACCGTGATTGCGAATTCATCGGTGTTGGCGTGGGTGAGGGGAACATGTCCAGATTCGAGGATTCCGCGTCCCCCATTGTTCGCGAGCGTCTTCGTCTGACCGGCAACATCCCGCACGCCGAGGTGCTGGACGAGATTCGCCACGCCGACCTGCTGGTGGTTCCGTCCCGCAAGGAGAGCCTGCCCAACGTGCTCCTCGAAGGTTTCGACTTTGGTCTGCCCGCGGTCTGCACCAACGTGGGCGGTATCCCCGAGATCGTGACCGACGGCCTCAATGGGCATCTCTGTGAATCAGAAGATGCAGATTGTCTGGCCGCGAAGATGCGCCGACTGGCCGAAGACCCGGCATTGCGCTACAAGATGGGTATGGTCGGCCGCGCGTTGGTCCGCACAGTGCTCACGCCTGACTTTAAGGCCCGCAATTTGATGCGCGTCTACATGGGTGAACGCCTCGACGAAGCGCTGCCCATTCAGGAAGTGGCCGACACCGTGCAGATAGACGAGAACATTTACGGACAGTGCCAGCATTAG
- the fmt gene encoding methionyl-tRNA formyltransferase has protein sequence MEPIDTSNWKDGDPIPQETVEIKPLRTVFMGTPDFAAEILRILLSFDGAEVVAAYTQPDRPCGRGKQCKPSPVKQVALENDIDVYQPLNFKDQADIDELAALKPDVLVVAAYGLILPQAVLDIPTIHPLNVHASLLPQWRGAAPIQRAIQNGDVVTGISIMKMEAGLDTGPVMVQRALRIGLNDHAGTIHDELAKLGGICISEAMARLQTGAYTFTEQDHDIATYAKKLEKKEGEIDWNRPAKEIHCQIRAMYPWPGAFFEWENPEGKKYRLNVTPGEVSEEETPNIEPGTILGEIDGKLAITTKDSIYLTPEVKPQGKKAMDATAFTCGYMKACK, from the coding sequence ATGGAACCTATAGATACGAGCAACTGGAAAGACGGCGACCCCATTCCCCAAGAGACTGTTGAGATCAAACCCCTGCGTACGGTGTTCATGGGAACGCCCGACTTCGCGGCTGAGATCCTGCGCATCCTGCTGAGCTTTGACGGCGCAGAGGTGGTGGCTGCCTACACGCAGCCCGACCGCCCGTGCGGCCGTGGCAAGCAGTGCAAGCCTTCCCCGGTCAAGCAGGTGGCGCTGGAAAACGACATCGACGTTTACCAGCCCCTGAATTTCAAGGATCAGGCAGACATCGACGAGCTGGCCGCGCTCAAGCCGGACGTGCTCGTCGTGGCCGCCTACGGCCTCATTCTGCCCCAGGCTGTGCTCGATATCCCGACCATCCATCCGCTCAATGTCCATGCGTCCCTGCTGCCCCAGTGGCGCGGTGCCGCACCCATCCAGCGCGCCATTCAGAATGGCGACGTGGTTACCGGCATCTCCATCATGAAGATGGAAGCCGGGCTCGACACCGGCCCGGTCATGGTGCAGCGTGCCCTGCGCATCGGTCTCAACGACCATGCTGGCACCATCCATGACGAGTTGGCGAAGCTCGGCGGCATCTGCATCAGCGAGGCCATGGCCCGTCTGCAGACCGGTGCCTACACCTTCACCGAGCAGGATCACGACATCGCCACCTATGCGAAGAAGCTGGAGAAGAAGGAAGGCGAGATCGACTGGAATCGCCCGGCCAAGGAAATCCATTGCCAGATTCGTGCAATGTACCCGTGGCCCGGTGCCTTCTTCGAGTGGGAGAACCCCGAGGGCAAGAAATATCGCCTGAACGTGACGCCCGGTGAAGTGAGCGAGGAAGAAACCCCGAACATCGAGCCCGGCACCATTCTGGGTGAGATTGACGGCAAGCTCGCCATCACTACCAAGGACAGTATTTATCTGACGCCTGAAGTGAAGCCTCAGGGCAAGAAGGCCATGGACGCCACGGCCTTTACCTGCGGCTACATGAAGGCCTGCAAATAG
- the def gene encoding peptide deformylase produces the protein MKLDIVTWPDEVLAAKAKTIEAVTPELDELIENMIETMYEADGVGLAAPQVGQSIRLIVVDQTGPKIRGDLRVILNPEIVESEGEVDSEEGCLSCPELNVKVKRKERVKVTGMDREGNDIEIDADGFLAIVLQHEIDHLEGMTLADRVGRLKKAMYRKKAMKWK, from the coding sequence ATGAAGTTAGATATAGTTACCTGGCCCGATGAGGTGCTCGCTGCCAAGGCGAAGACCATCGAGGCTGTTACTCCCGAGCTCGACGAGCTGATCGAGAACATGATTGAGACCATGTACGAAGCTGATGGCGTGGGCCTTGCCGCTCCGCAGGTCGGCCAGTCCATTCGCCTGATCGTGGTGGATCAGACCGGGCCGAAAATCCGTGGCGACCTGCGCGTTATCCTCAATCCCGAGATCGTTGAGAGCGAGGGCGAGGTGGACAGCGAAGAAGGCTGCCTGAGCTGCCCTGAGCTGAACGTGAAGGTGAAGCGCAAGGAACGTGTGAAGGTCACTGGCATGGACCGTGAAGGCAACGACATCGAGATCGATGCCGATGGCTTCCTGGCCATCGTGTTGCAGCATGAGATTGACCATCTTGAGGGCATGACCTTGGCGGACCGTGTGGGCCGTCTGAAGAAGGCCATGTACCGCAAGAAGGCCATGAAGTGGAAATAA